The sequence aattttaatttcttttcctTCGGATTCATATTTTAATCTGCCCCAACCCTTTGCTGATTTACCTACATCGTTTGTAGTTGGGGATCCAAATGAGATCTCAAAGTTTCCAGATCCATTTAGATGATTCCGAATTAGATAAGTGAATTCATTTTCTAGACATAATGTAACGAAATCTTAAAAGTTTTCTCAGTCCTGCTATAAGTTAAATCGGCAATTATTGAAAATTCCGCTGAAAATTGTGGTTTAAGAGACATAAAACGCGATTTCTAAAGATGTTACTGTCGATGAAAGGCAGAATTTAACATGTATTGCAGGAGTGACGAGATCATGCTTGAGTTGGAGTTTCAGTCAAAAAGTGATAAATCAAGGCTTCTATAGATACTTCCATTTGGGTGGTCGCCACTTTTAACTGTGTAACTTTGGTTATTAAGCATCAGAAGTAGTCTTAGAGTGGAAAACAAACTCCTGTCTCGAAGTAATTCAGGTAGACGTACATACCATCTTTTAGTTACAAATTCTATTGAAAGTATGATGTCTGGTTTGCTTTGCTGTTTACTCATGTCTATCGCAAGTGAACTTGAATCTCCAGTTAAAGATTGTCAAGTGTTATCGTGTCATTATCTTCATTATTTTAAGTATTTGGAAATTTTGTAAGTTTATGTATATCAGTTACTTATTTTACATTTCTATAGACATGCTTGGTGGTTTTAACTAATGGGAAAGACAATGAAGAATGGAATATGATTTAGTTTGTAGTGTTTTGGGGGAGTTGAAAATGTGTGGGGTATTAATGAACTGGATATCATGATTTAAAATTTGTTGATCAATGAGTGTCAAAATAGGAAACACCAGTAAACCAATGGGTTTTTGCCAGTGTTGGCATCACTATATCATGAATTTAGTGACCCAAGTTAATGCTCCTGGTAGAGGTGCTGTGGTTATGCTATGGTTGTGACAGAGTGATCTGCAAAATGGTTGAGGTGCTGTCAAGAAGGTGTGATTCGAATGGATTTGCTGGTGATTAATAGGTGCAAGCAGTACTATTGTTTTTGGGAGCTCGTCATGAACCTATTGCTGTTGAAACTTCTTTTTATTGGTTGAGGTTCTGGTGTTGGTAGGTTGTATAGGTGGTGTTTGTCATATtggttgaataatttgttatgcagttatgaaaatggatgcataacttgttaaaTATCtagaaaatttgttgcataacttgttatgcagtccagaaaacggttgcaaaCACGTTATGCAGtaatttttttgttattattggaaacaacaaaaacaaagaccgcataacttgtcatgcacctacaataatatctgcataacatgttatgcagtcgtgaaaatggatgcataacctgttatgcgtccgaaaatatggctacataatgcattatgcatcgaaaaaatagatgcataacctgatatgcatccgtaaatatggatgcatactgcattatgcatcaattttttttatgtacgcactaaaatcaaccaaaacaatggttacataacttgttatagatgcataactttgttatccaaatgcataatttgttatgcagtagagaaaatggttgcataattcgttatgcgtctgcagaatgtgttatgcatcttttttggtggctgcataatggttatgtatcaagttttcgaaaattttacctaaaatgatgatcacctccgattttttcgtgaaaaacaaaaatttgatattcttatttgtactcgttgtgtagctctcttaaaaagattttcaaagatataaaatttgtaaaattccaagacacagatttttagatatgttatatccaagttgtgttgtcaattatacccctgatgcataacctgtcatgcggatgcataatccgtcatgcatacatttttaataatttcatataattatgggtgtcacggaaataattatggatgtcacggtaactaaaattaattgtgggcctgacaataaaaatattattctttttggacctgcgcctaattttccttATTAAAATCgtgaaagtaattttttttattggtaGTCAGGTGTGATAGAATTAAAACACTAACGGAATGCCTTCCTTGTATGTATATAGTAAAACccatctatattataaaaagaagtggtgtatgtgtagccttacaaatccgaccatcgatttcgtcatcccacgttGGAGATCGATCGgttatatgtcctatatagacgtccgtccgatcccttggcttcctaataaaaatatgattctaaagattatttaacggcgtcggatccttggatttcttaatttgactgcagcgtcggatttcctcatttgactaagtttccgttaatataggctaacactaagtagatgtatttatagaacagaagagcatcattctttaacggtttcaccaatagatggtcttctatctatagttcttcccctccattaacgacttctaattcttaacttcgtctctctatatcataataatactgagttattaatactaagttattattatggatgatttataggatggatacggtgaaataaaagaaaacagagaagatgatttaaaaaaaaaaattggtctatagagaaaaggagaagaaagaaaacctaatagagGAAGAGGAGTGAATTGGGTAAGAGGTTTTATGTTTAATGCAACCAAATATCTCCTTACTAATACATCTTCACGGAAAACATATGGTTAAGGGTCTGTTTGGATTATGTTTGGTGAATGACCCTCCATGAAGATTATTCGTATACACCAGATATACTCTGGTCCATCGAACGTTCAATCATCCAATAAGCATAATGATTTGTACCataactttctcaagaaaatttaagttagcctcaactaatctaaaagctatttttaaaaaacaaataaaataaaaaacatggtaaagatttatgtgcgagatttaagtgtcacaaccccgagcaacaaaacattagggaatgtttaagggccgcggtcggggctgtaagccccggctaatttgacccgaTCAACAAAATACTATGGTATCCTCAATGGACCACGACCCGGActgtaagccccgactaatttgacacaaccacaaatACTAGGGACGCAAGTCCGAACTAACTTATAAGATCGATGTTTGACCGTTATAATCTAATTAGTATTGCGAATGACTAAAAAAGATTTTGATAGAATACTGACCAGCCgatcaaacaacaaaacaaaaacaaaaaaagttgaGCCCGGCGGTAGGCCAGGATGATACCTAGTTGTTTTATAATAAGAGCAGTAGTTAAAAGTACACGTAGTGATTCTGATAGGATGATATATATACATATGTCCCCTTAGTTTATTTTTCTACAATTTGTTCTGATCTCACCCTTGTTTCGTGTAAGAGTATTCAAGTTACCCAATTTAATCATTGCATTCCCGAAGTCGGCTTTCTTTCGTGTAAGAGTATTCAAGTTACCCAATTTAATCATTGCATTCCCGAAGTCGGCAAAGAAAGCTTGAGAATCCTGACTGTATGTCTTCACGAAATCATCAGTAGAACCACCATTAAAAAGTTCTTGATCAGAATGCATCAAACCCCTCCTCTTAATAAGTGCTTGATAATAATTGTTACCGAAACGGTTTGGACTTTGATGATCCAAATTAGATAAATTATCGTCTCCGCCAGCggaaggacatttagattttctGTCATTTGCAGCAGTTAGTTCAACATTTGTTCCGTTGTACAAATGGTTGCGAAATAATGAACAGCGTGCCACACCAACAGAATGAGCTCCTGATAGAACTACCATTTCTTTAGCCGTAAATCCTTTATCAGTAAAATTCTTTATGAGAACTTGAAGATCTGAGAATGGAGATGGTAGATTATCTGCTTCGTTTCTATTTGCAGTCCTCGCATCCCTTCTTCCTAGTGGCACTTCCCATCTAGTACCTCCCAATTGTACGTGTgccataattttatttttatgagTTATTAGTTTGTAGTGCATAATAATATGTTATACATACAGATTGTCAAGGTAGAGACAAGATTCGATTTTCTTTACCTCGACGACTGAATCACGTGCTGCAATGGCGATAATATCTGAACATGAGACGACGGGTCCTGGGCATGCTTTGTCTAGTGCAGTCTTGATCTTGTCAATCAAATCGAACCCTCCCAGAGAGTTCTCGTTGGAAATAGAGTTTTTCTCACTGTCAATACTAGGAAGATTAGCATCTGTAAACacttaaatcacgaaggcatctacgtGTTCACAACCAAAGTTCGTAATCTAGACAGACTCATACTGATGATACATTTGTGCCGATtctttggctcaaaaccctcgggtttatcacagcctcatctaataacaacGTGCGAGGCGTTTGAGCACGGGACCTGAGTAAAAATAAAGAAGACCAGACATAGAAATAGAGATTCATGGAGTTTTAGACgaacgtaaagtgctgaaatgtaaatgagactggggtttacgtggttcagcacaaaggcctacgtccacggggtttgttgtttcactatgtatttgagagttacaaggatagtcgaatgactttggagtttacatatgtCTATCTTATTGTAAAAGACTTACACTCACAAttattctctctccttctctccccttCTCTccttgatttttccgatcccctttactcttggtggagagggggtatttatagggttagagtctgggacccatctctgaggaccATTGAAACCTTATCTTCATGTGTTTCGTGTCCGtcccgcggaggtcttcgttcatcacttgatcacgcaggaccatcctcgttcgttccacgggttgatcgacacgtatactgctcagagtgtttaatgcgggtagttgaggcgcctgctcgtgtcagacaagtgtcttctgcccctgtcacatccgtgtcagctaactttctcttcaccgttgatcttagctccttttggggatgggataaagtaactcttcgggagttatttggtgttccgcggtacatcatgttttgatgtgttggcttgcatgctttccacgtatcttcctatatacacgtgtttgatggtgagatatgtacacacaatttgccccttttcttcgggcttgaatgtttagtgggtgcattgaagaaaacagtcgttgcatatttttccatctctcctaataacttctcctagatacttgggcacgtcttttattcgtgcatttaactgctcatttaatgggcacgcttcccattcctccattaatttccttctc comes from Papaver somniferum cultivar HN1 chromosome 7, ASM357369v1, whole genome shotgun sequence and encodes:
- the LOC113295524 gene encoding peroxidase-like yields the protein MAHVQLGGTRWEVPLGRRDARTANRNEADNLPSPFSDLQVLIKNFTDKGFTAKEMVVLSGAHSVGVARCSLFRNHLYNGTNVELTAANDRKSKCPSAGGDDNLSNLDHQSPNRFGNNYYQALIKRRGLMHSDQELFNGGSTDDFVKTYSQDSQAFFADFGNAMIKLGNLNTLTRKKADFGNAMIKLGNLNTLTRNKGEIRTNCRKIN